Proteins found in one Strix aluco isolate bStrAlu1 chromosome 29, bStrAlu1.hap1, whole genome shotgun sequence genomic segment:
- the GRIN3B gene encoding glutamate receptor ionotropic, NMDA 3B, protein MAGLRALWLLAAALGAAGGHPQPCRVPARPGPAVRLGALLPPGRARLRAALLRAAGTGTGTGGSPGGGPGGPALPHNLSLEVVAGAPAVRDPRSLARWLCGALGGRGAAAVLALPRSRRELLQLDFLAAALQIPVVSLLDGRGPLPFRAQSPFHFHMDRQSSLETLVDVLVSVLRANDWQETSLVLCRPWDVSGFLGLWARRSQLFLRAVLDLGYLDEPRATRSLRQHRERFRALSSPVLVLGCDLRRARLVFGAAEELGLLPQEFHWMLGSPLSAGELQTEGLPLGLLAYGEVNRPPLELFIEDAVELVSRAIASAARARPDLAQLQTLVNCNDRHRAGGESSGLFLSRFLANTSFHGRTGPVRMENAALVRPEQRYRVWSLQRDSRGDPTWVTVGTWRHGKLELEEGAWQSHRRRKSPGEGAGGARARLRVVTLVEHPFVFTREVDEDGSCPAGQLCLDPGTNDSAVLDALFEELGADNGSVPRAYKKCCYGYCIDLLEKLAEDVPFDFELYIVGDGKYGAWKNGRWTGLVGDLLSGTAHMAVTSFSINSARSKVIDFTSPFFSTSLGILVRTKDTASPIGAFMWPLHWTMWVGVFVALHMTALFLTLYEWKSPYGMTPHGRNRMKIFSYSSALNLCYAILFGRTVSSKTPKCCTGRFLMNLWAIFCLLVLSSYTANLAAVMVGDKTFEELSGIHDPKLHHPSQGFRFGTVWESSAEEYIQKSFPEMHEYMRRYNVPTTPAGVTMLKTEPPKLNAFIMDKSLLDYEVSIDSDCKLLTVGKPFAIEGYGIGLPQNSPLTSNISEFISRYKSAGFIDLLHDKWYKMVPCGKRVFAVTETLQMGIYHFSGLFVLLCIGLSGSLLTSLGEHVFYRLVLPRIKRKKKFNYWLHTSQKIHRALNTGTEEQKSQRLSLEQSCDLRAGQPWGTLRKEPRRVRFQLDKAPPEGKGSPGPPRNGRALRPPDRAAGESELRELEEKIQEMRDQLRLALLRKSELVAALGTTKSGRTPPAPRDERHTPPPQP, encoded by the exons atggcggggctgcgggcgctctggctgctggcggcggcgctgggggcggcgggggggcacCCGCAGCCCTGCCGCgtcccggcccgccccggccccgccgtgcgCCTCGGAGCGCTGCTGCCGCCCGGccgcgcccggctccgcgccgcgCTGCTGAGAGCcgcgggcaccggcaccggcaccggggggagccccgggggggggcccggggggccGGCGCTGCCCCACAACCTCAGCCTGGAGGTGGTGGCGGGCGCCCCGGCGGTGCGGGACCCCCGCTCGCTGGCGCGGTGGCTCTGCGGGGCGCTgggggggcgcggcgcggccgccgTCCTGGcgctgccccgctcccgccgggaGCTGCTCCAGCTCGATTTCCTCGCCGCCGCCCTCCAGATCCCCGTCGTCAGCCTCCTCGACGGCCGCGGGCCGCTGCCCTTCCGAGCGCAG AGCCCTTTCCACTTCCACATGGACCGACAGAGCTCGCTGGAGACGCTGGTGGACGTGCTGGTGAGCGTCCTGCGAGCCAACGACTGGCAGGAGACCAGCCTGGTGCTCTGCCGCCCCTGGGACGTCTCCGGCTTCCTCGGCCTCTGGGCCCGCCGCTCCCAGCTCTTCCTCCGCGCCGTCCTGGACCTCGGCTACCTGGACGAGCCCAGGGCCACCCGCTCCCTCCGGCAGCACAGGGAGCGCTTCAGGGCCCTCTCCAGCCCCGTGCTGGTGCTCGGCTGCGACCTGCGGCGCGCTCGCCTCGTCTTCGGGGCGGCcgaggagctggggctgctgccgcAGGAGTTCCACTGGATGCTGGGCTCCCCGCTCAGCGCCGGCGAGCTGCAGACCGAGGGGCTGCCCCTGGGGCTGTTGGCCTACGGGGAGGTCAACCGGCCGCCGCTGGAGCTCTTCATCGAGGACGCGGTGGAGTTGGTGTCCCGGGCCATCGCCAGCGCCGCCCGCGCGCGCCCCGACCTGGCCCAGCTGCAGACGCTGGTGAACTGCAACGACAGGCACCGGGCGGGCGGCGAGTCCtcggggctcttcctctcccg GTTCCTGGCCAACACGTCCTTCCACGGCCGGACGGGGCCCGTGCGCATGGAGAACGCGGCGCTGGTGCGCCCGGAGCAGCGGTACCGCGTCTGGAGCCTGCAGCGGGACTCGCGGGGGGACCCCACCTGGGTGACGGTGGGGACCTGGCGGCACGGCaagctggagctggaggagggagcgTGGCAGAGCCACCGCCGGCGCAAGAGCCCCGgtgagggggccgggggggcccgtGCGAGGCTGCGGGTGGTGACGCTGGTGGAGCACCCCTTCGTCTTCACCAGGGAGGTGGATGAGGACGGGAGCTGCCCGGCCGGGCAGCTCTGCCTGGACCCTGGCACCAACGACTCGGCCGTGCTGGACGCCCTCTTTGAGGAGCTCGGTGCTGACAACGGCTCGGTGCCGCGGGCGTACAAGAAGTGCTGCTACGGGTACTGCATCGACCTGCTGGAGAAGCTGGCCGAGGACGTGCCCTTCGACTTCGAGCTCTACATCGTGGGCGATGGGAAATACGGGGCCTGGAAGAACGGGCGCTGGACGGGGCTGGTGGGGGACTTGCTCAGCGGCACGGCCCACATGGCCGTCACCTCCTTCAGCATCAACTCGGCGCGTAGCAAAGTCATCGACTTCACCAGCCCCTTCTTCTCCACCAGCCTGGGCATCCTGGTGAGGACTAAGGACACGGCGTCGCCCATCGGGGCCTTCATGTGGCCTTTGCACTGGACCATGTGGGTGGGCGTCTTCGTGGCCCTGCACATGACGGCACTCTTCCTCACCCTGTACGAGTGGAAGAGCCCCTACGGCATGACCCCCCACGGCCGCAACCGCATGAAGATCTTCTCCTACTCCTCAGCCCTCAACCTCTGCTATGCCATCCTCTTTGGGCGCACCGTGTCCAGCAAGACGCCCAAGTGCTGCACTGGCCGCTTCCTCATGAACCTCTGGGCCATCTTCTGCCTCCTGGTGCTCTCCAGCTACACGGCCAACCTCGCGGCCGTCATGGTGGGGGACAAGACCTTTGAGGAGCTCTCGGGCATCCACGACCCGAAG CTGCATCACCCCTCGCAGGGCTTCCGCTTCGGCACAGTGTGGGAGAGCAGCGCCGAGGAGTACATCCAGAAGAGCTTCCCCGAGATGCACGAGTACATGCGGCGCTACAACGTCCCCACCACCCCCGCCGGCGTCACCATGCTCAA GACAGAGCCCCCCAAGCTCAACGCCTTCATCATGGACAAGTCGCTGCTGGACTACGAGGTCTCCATCGACTCCGACTGCAAACTGCTCACCGTGGGCAAACCCTTCGCCATTGAAG GCTACGGCATCGGCCTCCCCCAGAACTCGCCGCTGACCTCCAACATCTCCGAGTTCATCAGCCGCTACAAGTCGGCCGGGTTCATCGACCTCCTGCATGACAAGTGGTACAAGATGGTGCCCTGCGGCAAGCGCGTCTTTGCCGTCACGGAG aCCCTGCAGAtgggcatctaccacttctcgGGGCTCTTCGTGCTGCTCTGCATCGGGCTCAGCGGCTCCCTGCTCACCTCGCTGGGCGAACACGTCTTCTACCGCCTCGTCCTGCCCCGCATCAAGCGCAAGAAGAAATTCAACTACTGGCTGCACACGAGCCAG AAAATCCACCGGGCTCTGAACACGGGCACGGAGGAGCAGAAAAGCCAGAGGCTGAGCTTGGAGCAGAG ctGCGACCTCCGGgcggggcagccctggggcacCCTGCGGAAGGAGCCACGCCGGGTGCGCTTCCAGCTGGACAAAGCCCCCCCCGAGGGCAAGGGGTCCCCGGGGCCCCCCAGGAACGGGCGGGCGCTGCGGCCCCCGGACAGGGCGGCCGGTGAGAGCGAGCtgcgggagctggaggagaagatCCAGGAGATGCGGGACCAGCTGCGCCTGGCCCTGCTGAGGAAGAGCGAGCTGGTGGCCGCGCTGGGCACCACGAAGAGTGGCCGGACGCCGCCGGCGCCCCGGGACGAGAG GCACAcgccgcccccccagccctga